A stretch of Henckelia pumila isolate YLH828 chromosome 4, ASM3356847v2, whole genome shotgun sequence DNA encodes these proteins:
- the LOC140861453 gene encoding uncharacterized protein, with product MRADHDDLEEIVILSGLWWTDSPSNDDVDAYIDDYLTGHEEEAGFKDLGPQEFKGGADPLVAEEWVQSVETIFDYMQLTDADRVRCAIFMFRDDARVWWQGAHSAVDITMLTWNGFKDVFYGKYFTISTRTRLAREFLELRQGSMSIAEYVKKFEKGRYFVPMISGNAAEELKHFTEGLNATIRRDVRLSGAQTYRAVVDEAMLLEKDGNDIIKEWQTKRISYQGIEQQGSSQKRPYQAPAQRRPQQQQRQNPNQARPQGQNQPNANAPRPANAPICQKCGKSYSGQCMLGTNTCFLCKRPGHFAKDCPQSKEPVKGRVFAMTHDQVDPDSAIVSGMIRIADLPAFVLIDTGAMHSFMSVSFMMKLWVLPDESISEFCVSLPSGEELKSSNVVRNCKVQMQSLVLCADFIVLKMVDFDAIFGMDWLTRHEAIIDCKRKTVSVKDQNGKSLVFRTTSKKSAPGMISAGIAWQLLSNGRTGFLASLIGDLEVQRPKLGEVEVVKDFPEVFPDDVAGLPPVREVEFGIELLPETKPASKAPYRLAPTEMKELKDQLQELLDKGALNRVTVKNRYPLPRIDDLFDQLQGAEMFSKIDLRSGYHQLKISFFGHIVSAKGIEVDPSKVEAVRNWVAPKNATEIQSFLGLAGYYMRFIQDFSKIALPLTSLTQKGVKFVWSDQCEKSFAELKERLMSASVKIEHQRPAVLLKPLPIPTWKWEDVTMDFVVGLPVSTRRINSIWVIVDRLHGVPARIVSDRDPKFTSNFWGSLHRGLGTQLAFSTAFHPQTNGQSE from the exons ATGAGAGCTGATCACGATGACCTCGAGGAAATTGTGattctatctgggttgtggtggaccgactcaccaa gtaacgatGATGTGGATGCTTATATTGATGATTATCTGACCGGGCATGAAGAAGAGGCTggg TTTAAGGATCTAGGGCCACAGGAGTTCAAAGGAGGGGCTGATCCCCTTGTAGCCGAGGAATGGGTGCAGTCAGTGGAGACTATTTTTGACTACATGCAGCTCACTGATGCAGACCGTGTGAGGTGTGCCATCTTTATGTTCCGTGATGATGCACGGGTTTGGTGGCAGGGAGCCCATTCTGCTGTGGATATAACTATGttgacttggaatggattcaaagatgtgttctatgggaaatatttcacTATAAGCACCAGGACTAGACTTGCTAGAGAATTTCTGGAGCTCCGCCAAGGGAGCATGTCCATTGCCGAGTATGTGAAGAAGTTTGAGAAAGGGAGgtactttgtgcccatgatttcgGGCAATGCTGCAGAGGAGTTGAAGCATTTCACAGAGGGACTGAATGCCACTATTCGACGAGATGTCAGATTGAGTGGGGCACAAACGTACCGAGCAGTAGTGGATGAGGCTATGTTGTTAGAAAAAGATGGGAATGATATTATCAAAGAATGGCAAACGAAGAGGATTAGTTACCAAGGGATAGAGCAGCAAGGGTCTAGTCAGAAGAGGCCGTATCAAGCTCCAGCTCAAAGGAGACCGCAACAGCAGCAGCGCCAAAACCCCAATCAGGCGCGACCTCAGGGACAGAATCAACCAAACGCCAACGCTCCAAGGCCGGCAAATGCACCTATCTGTCAGAAGTGTGGGAAGTCATACTCCGGTCAATGCATGCTTGGGACCAATACTTGTTTTCTCTGCAAGAGGCCAGGGCATTTTGCCAAAGACTGCCCGCAGTCAAAGGAGCCTGTCAAGGGAAGAGTGTTTGCTATGACTCACGATCAGGTTGACCCAGATTCTGCAATTGTATCAGGTATGATTCGTATTGCTGATTTACCTGCATTCGTGTTGATAGATACAGGAGCTATGCACTCTTTTATGTCTGTTAGTTTTATGATGAAATTATGGGTCTTGCCGGATGAATCTATTTCGGAATTTTGTGTGTCGTTACCCTCAGGAGAAGAACTGAAAAGTAGTAATGTGGTAAGAAATTGCAAGGTTCAGATGCAGAGTCTAGTTTTGTGTgcagattttattgttttgaaaatGGTGGATTTCGATGCAATTTTTGGGATGGACTGGTTGACTCGGCATGAGGCTATTATTGACTGCAAACGGAAAACTGTCTCTGTGAAAGATCAGAACGGGAAATCGTTGGTGTTCCGCACTACGTCTAAGAAGAGCGCACCAGGTATGATTTCTGCAGGAATAGCCTGGCAATTATTGAGTAATGGGCGTACAGGATTTCTTGCGAGTCTAATTGGTGATCTGGAGGTACAGCGACCGAAACTTGGGGAAGTGGAGGTAGTGAAAGATTTTCCGGAAGTCTTTCCCGATGATGTTGCGGGATTGCCTCCAGTCAGGGAAGTCGAATTTGGGATAGAATTGTTGCCTGAAACTAAGCCAGcttctaaggcaccatacagattGGCACCGACCGAGATGAAAGAATTAAAGGATCAGTTGCAAGAGTTGCTAGATAAGGG aGCGCTGAACCGAGTTACAGTGAAGAATAGATATCCCTTGCCCAGAATAGACGACTTGTTCGACCAATTGCAAGGGGCAGAGATGTTCTCAAAAATCGATCTACGATCAGGTTACCATCAACTGAAG ATTTCATTTTTTGGTCATATAGTTTCAGCTAAAGGGATTGAGGTCGATCCGTCTAAGGTGGAAGCGGTTCGGAATTGGGTTGCTCCGAAGAATGCTACAGAAATAcaaagtttcttgggtttagcaggctactacatGAGATTTATTCAAGACTTCTCTAAGATAGCTCTGCCACTGACTTCCTTAACTCAAAAAGGTGTGAAGTTTGTGTGGTCAGATCAATGTGAGAAGAGCTTTGCCGAGTTGAAAGAAAGACTGATGTCAGCGTCA GTGAAGATCGAGCATCAGAGACCGGCAGTACTCCTGAAACCATTGCCAATACCCACATGGAAGTGGGAAGATGTCACCATGGATTTCGTGGTAGGATTGCCAGTTTCAACGCGAAGGATTAACTCGATTTGGGTGATAGTTGACAG attgcatggagtaccAGCGAGGATTGTATCTGACAGAGACCCTAAATTCACTTCAAACTTTTGGGGAAGTTTACATAGAGGATTGGGAACGCAGCTAGCTTTCAGTACAGCTTTCCACCCTCAGACAAATGGTCAGTCAGAATGA